One Puniceicoccaceae bacterium genomic region harbors:
- a CDS encoding phosphatase PAP2 family protein, translated as MSSSLRYTGKLFRTTFREIRQRPWIHIAILLVIPLLTSQTMHHDRAWLERIHFDEVGFAQLHAFAGQVSHYSSFLYTPLLYCAVIWSVGWLRRNPQLKRAALICMVAATTGGILVNALRPSFARPRPRAEIEDRFYWFDVSTNMQSFPSGHVMSNMSGAVALSIVQPWLGVPYVLLTTASAWSRMQRLAHYPTDVGVAAILGTGIGIAFARGAMVMRREEDPLETAPKSSTIASGRN; from the coding sequence ATGTCATCCTCACTTCGATACACCGGAAAACTCTTCCGCACGACCTTTCGTGAAATCCGCCAACGTCCCTGGATTCACATTGCGATACTACTGGTCATTCCTTTGCTCACGAGTCAGACCATGCACCATGATCGTGCATGGCTCGAACGCATCCATTTTGATGAAGTCGGATTTGCTCAACTGCATGCATTTGCAGGGCAGGTCAGTCACTACTCTTCCTTTCTCTACACACCGTTGCTGTATTGTGCGGTCATCTGGTCGGTTGGATGGCTCCGCAGGAACCCCCAGCTCAAACGCGCGGCACTGATCTGCATGGTTGCCGCTACCACCGGAGGAATCCTGGTCAACGCGCTGCGTCCCAGTTTTGCGCGACCCCGCCCTCGTGCGGAGATCGAAGACCGATTTTATTGGTTCGATGTGAGCACGAACATGCAGAGCTTCCCTTCAGGTCATGTCATGTCCAATATGTCGGGTGCGGTTGCACTGAGCATCGTGCAGCCCTGGCTCGGGGTTCCCTATGTACTGCTCACCACCGCTTCGGCTTGGTCCCGTATGCAACGCCTGGCTCACTACCCAACCGATGTGGGAGTCGCAGCAATACTTGGCACCGGCATCGGCATCGCCTTTGCGAGAGGTGCCATGGTCATGAGGAGGGAAGAGGATCCATTGGAAACAGCACCAAAATCTTCGACCATCGCATCCGGGCGAAATTGA
- a CDS encoding glycosyltransferase family 39 protein codes for MERWGLLTLLVAGVVALLPGIWEMPLLDRDEPRFSQATVEMMERQEWVVPYFNGQYRFDKPPLTYWWMRLHYHLFSVSEFAARLHSVVASLLVAIGIYLMGRRHFNARVGWFAGFAWLTCFQVLQHGRLALADMPMIAAVFYACWALYELVRERGNGRAHRGWFWLLYLSLGIGFLAKGPIAIAIPLVTLLLYRWVWWRHPLNWKELRPVSGLLVSLMLIAAWGIPALLATDGLFWKVGVGKHVVDRGLEAFNERWVIPGYYLLTTFISLFPWMALLGKRLKHLRSDWNPLSAFLVSWLLSPYLVFLFYSTQLPHYVLPAFPALLIWIMASFDREDLEWGNLGNRWFWGYVLFFECLLTAGLIWVLGSHLQLDGVKAALGAMLFLLLLLNALVVAVRFRVVWATISLMVLVSLTHLLLATAMRSLSPVIPVASMLEELPETSRTVGIGFEEPSLVFYTGRTWDFDVEPAELEAEFQSEQARKTCYVILEREYTIEGLIQEGWNGKAPEAHREIGIDLRSLAQGTHVVLPVEGINFARMRWSKILVLFPMDPLPSS; via the coding sequence ATGGAACGATGGGGTTTGCTGACGCTGTTGGTAGCGGGCGTGGTTGCGCTGCTGCCAGGAATCTGGGAAATGCCCCTTCTGGATCGTGATGAACCGCGCTTCAGTCAGGCTACGGTGGAAATGATGGAGCGACAGGAGTGGGTGGTGCCGTACTTCAACGGGCAATACCGCTTTGACAAACCTCCCCTGACCTACTGGTGGATGCGCCTGCACTATCATTTGTTTTCGGTTTCCGAGTTTGCCGCACGCCTGCATTCTGTCGTGGCAAGTTTGCTGGTTGCCATTGGCATCTATTTGATGGGTCGCCGCCATTTTAATGCAAGAGTGGGCTGGTTTGCGGGTTTTGCCTGGCTCACCTGTTTTCAGGTTCTCCAGCATGGTCGGCTTGCGTTGGCGGATATGCCCATGATCGCCGCAGTATTTTATGCCTGTTGGGCGCTGTATGAACTCGTTCGGGAACGGGGGAACGGCAGAGCACACCGGGGCTGGTTTTGGCTCTTGTATCTGTCGCTTGGCATCGGATTTCTCGCTAAAGGACCGATTGCGATCGCAATACCGCTGGTCACCTTACTGCTCTATCGCTGGGTCTGGTGGCGGCATCCGCTCAACTGGAAGGAACTGCGCCCGGTCTCGGGGCTGTTGGTTTCCCTGATGTTGATTGCTGCCTGGGGAATTCCCGCGCTGCTCGCAACGGATGGACTTTTTTGGAAGGTGGGCGTGGGCAAACACGTAGTGGATCGAGGGTTGGAGGCGTTTAATGAGCGTTGGGTGATTCCCGGTTACTATCTATTGACGACCTTCATCAGTCTCTTCCCATGGATGGCATTGCTGGGCAAGCGGCTGAAGCATCTGCGTTCGGATTGGAATCCGCTGAGTGCATTCCTGGTTTCCTGGCTCCTGAGTCCTTATCTGGTTTTTCTGTTTTATTCCACTCAGCTGCCCCACTACGTATTGCCAGCCTTTCCCGCATTGCTGATCTGGATCATGGCCAGTTTCGACCGGGAGGATTTGGAATGGGGGAACCTGGGGAATCGGTGGTTCTGGGGGTATGTTCTGTTCTTTGAATGCCTGCTCACGGCCGGACTGATCTGGGTACTCGGATCGCACCTGCAGCTAGACGGCGTCAAAGCTGCGCTCGGTGCAATGCTGTTCCTTCTCCTTCTGCTAAATGCTCTGGTAGTGGCAGTTCGCTTCCGGGTGGTCTGGGCAACGATTTCTCTGATGGTGCTTGTGTCCTTGACCCATTTGTTGCTTGCGACAGCGATGCGATCACTTTCTCCGGTAATTCCGGTTGCAAGCATGCTTGAAGAACTGCCCGAAACCTCGCGGACCGTGGGTATCGGATTTGAAGAGCCAAGTCTCGTATTTTATACCGGAAGAACATGGGATTTTGACGTTGAACCCGCTGAACTTGAAGCGGAGTTCCAGAGCGAACAGGCTCGGAAGACCTGCTATGTGATCCTCGAAAGGGAGTATACAATCGAGGGGCTGATTCAGGAAGGCTGGAACGGAAAAGCTCCTGAAGCGCACAGAGAAATCGGAATCGATCTTCGGTCACTGGCGCAGGGCACCCATGTGGTACTGCCTGTGGAAGGCATCAATTTCGCCCGGATGCGATGGTCGAAGATTTTGGTGCTGTTTCCAATGGATCCTCTTCCCTCCTCATGA
- a CDS encoding NUDIX domain-containing protein, giving the protein MYHNPIQVSEELLPIVNAKDEVIGTEKRGIIHQKRLLHRAVHILLFNASGQIYLQRRSLNKDAAPGKWDSSASGHVDPGESYFVAAKRELSEELNLLGAPKLTEVAKLPASRQTGMEFTMIYQTYSDETPDPNPHEIMEGRWILPEDLDTWMESEPKVFAGCFRLVWKTFRKSITHSVHPDTPEPSIA; this is encoded by the coding sequence ATGTATCACAACCCAATCCAGGTCTCCGAAGAACTTCTTCCCATCGTCAACGCCAAGGACGAGGTCATTGGCACTGAAAAGCGCGGAATCATTCACCAAAAACGACTGTTGCACCGTGCCGTTCACATCCTGCTCTTCAATGCATCCGGTCAGATCTACCTGCAACGCAGGTCGCTCAATAAGGATGCTGCCCCCGGCAAATGGGACAGCTCGGCATCGGGACACGTTGACCCAGGGGAGAGCTATTTCGTCGCTGCCAAGCGCGAGTTGAGTGAAGAACTCAATCTGCTGGGCGCACCCAAGCTGACCGAAGTCGCAAAACTTCCGGCCAGTCGCCAAACCGGGATGGAATTCACCATGATCTACCAGACCTATTCCGACGAAACTCCAGACCCCAATCCACACGAGATCATGGAGGGTCGCTGGATCCTGCCCGAGGATCTGGATACTTGGATGGAGTCTGAACCCAAGGTCTTCGCAGGGTGCTTCAGGCTCGTTTGGAAGACCTTCCGCAAATCCATTACCCACTCCGTGCATCCGGACACACCTGAACCTTCAATAGCCTGA